In Quercus lobata isolate SW786 chromosome 12, ValleyOak3.0 Primary Assembly, whole genome shotgun sequence, a genomic segment contains:
- the LOC115971811 gene encoding chloroplastic group IIA intron splicing facilitator CRS1, chloroplastic-like isoform X2, whose protein sequence is MPTILFLSSTPHFPSQYSHLTVSSSLNPKPPKTHNPTHSSKSNTPTPTTTNPEFSVSSNPLSQSNATVKVPTPPWMKGPLLLQPHEVLDLSKLHTKKSSNNERVEKSDKALTEKVGVRGKRAVGKIVRQIEKLQKNDLSEETQMGSGEFGLEVCLEGLGEDGSSGERVIEKMPWEKDVEKLVFRRMKKEKVVTAAELRLDKALLERLRGEAAKMRKWVKVKKAGVTQGVVDEVRLLWRRNELVMLKFDVPLCRNMDRAQEIVETKTGGLVVWSKKDNLVVYRGCNYQLTPKKFLNTRAWLAGSQEMPLYKMGQPQLERNSDTFQVNSDESAVVEKICGKDSKRETLHSSIFLNEDLNCQAVCGSLYEREMDRLLDGLGPRFIDWWMRKPLPIDADLLPEVVPGFRPPFRLCPPHTRAKLTDEDLTSLRKLARALPTHFVLGRNRKLQGLAVAILKLWEKSLIVKIALKWGVPNTNNEEMAFELKILTGGVLLLRNKFLIILYRGKDFLPGRVANLVSERETKLKGFQLHEEGARLKAIETICLDNGPTENTSMSGTLSEFQDIQTEFRDLKNGNSDVEIKCEAEKQRLESELRKQEHKLFILNIKIDKSMKELSKLNAAWAPAEQDADQEMMTEEERLCFQKIGLKMDSCLVLGRRGVFDGVIEGLHQHWKYREVVKVITMQRLFHQVIYTAKLLEAESGGILVSVDKRKEGHAIIIYRGKNYRRPLKPEHKNLLTKRKALHRSIEMQRLGSLKYFAYERQRAITDLKLKLVSFLEWLDPQYQSSCHFGSRGLSKTLNNLLLIIQKYKNSLIERFG, encoded by the exons ATGCCTAcaattctcttcctctcttccacTCCCCATTTCCCCTCCCAATATTCTCACCTCACCGTCTCATCCTCCTTAAACCCAAAACCTCCCAAAACCCATAACCCCACTCACTCCTCCAAATCCAATACCCCAACCccaaccaccacaaacccagAATTCTCTGTTTCCTCAAACCCACTTTCACAATCCAATGCCACCGTTAAAGTTCCCACACCTCCATGGATGAAGGGTCCCCTTCTTCTTCAACCCCATGAAGTTCTCGACCTCTCCAAACTCCACACCAAGAAGAGCTCTAACAATGAAAGAGTGGAAAAGTCTGATAAGGCCCTGACTGAGAAAGTTGGTGTCAGAGGCAAGAGAGCGGTGGGAAAGATCGTAAGGCAAATTGAAAAGCTTCAAAAAAACGATCTTTCTGAAGAAACCCAGATGGGTTCTGGTGAGTTTGGGCTTGAAGTGTGTTTGGAAGGGCTTGGAGAAGATGGTAGTAGTGGTGAGAGAGTTATAGAGAAAATGCCATGGGAGAAGGATGTGGAAAAGTTAGTTTTTCGGAGGATGAAGAAGGAAAAGGTGGTAACTGCTGCGGAATTGAGGCTTGACAAGGCCTTGCTTGAGAGGTTGAGAGGTGAGGCCGCTAAGATGAGGAAATGGGTGAAGGTGAAGAAAGCTGGTGTCACTCAAGGTGTGGTTGATGAGGTTAGACTGCTTTGGAGGAGGAATGAGCTTGTTATGCTGAAGTTCGATGTCCCTTTGTGCAGGAATATGGATAGAGCTCAAGAAATCGTTGAG ACCAAGACTGGAGGTTTGGTTGTTTGGAGTAAGAAAGATAATCTTGTTGTATACCGAGGATGCAATTATCAGTTAACTCCGAAGAAATTTCTAAACACTCGTGCATGGCTTGCTGGCAGTCAAGAAATGCCTCTCTACAAAATGGGTCAGCCACAGTTGGAAAGAAACTCTGATACTTTTCAAGTTAACTCCGATGAAAGTGCTGTAGTTGAAAAGATTTGCGGAAAGGACAGTAAGAGAGAGACTTTGCATAGTAGCATCTTTTTAAATGAAGATTTGAATTGCCAAGCAGTATGCGGATCACTTTATGAGAGGGAAATGGACAGGTTGTTGGATGGCTTGGGACCTCGCTTCATTGACTGGTGGATGCGCAAACCTTTGCCAATAGATGCGGACTTACTTCCTGAAGTGGTTCCTGGATTTAGGCCACCATTTAGGCTTTGTCCACCACATACTAGAGCAAAGTTGACAGATGAGGATTTGACATCCTTGAGGAAGCTTGCTCGCGCTTTACCTACTCATTTTGTCCTTG GGAGAAATAGAAAACTTCAAGGCTTGGCTGTGGCTATCTTAAAACTTTGGGAAAAAAGTCTTATAGTGAAGATTGCTCTGAAGTGGGGAGTCCCAAATACAAACAATGAGGAAATGGCGTTTGAACTCAAG ATTCTTACAGGTGGGGTTCTTTTGTTGCGTAATAAGTTTCTGATAATACTTTATAGAGGAAAGGACTTCCTTCCTGGAAGAGTAGCAAATTTAGTATCGGAGAGAGAAACTAAGCTCAAAGGATTCCAACTTCATGAAGAAGGTGCACGTCTTAAAGCGATTGAAACTATTTGTTTAGATAATGGCCCAACAGAAAACACTAGTATGTCTGGAACTTTATCAGAATTCCAGGATATCCAAACAGAGTTCAGGGACCTGAAAAATGGAAATTCAGATGTTGAAATTAAATGTGAAGCTGAAAAACAAAGATTAGAGAGTGAGCTAAGAAAGCAAGAGCACAAGCTTTTTATT CTTAACATAAAGATTGATAAGTCAATGAAGGAGTTATCAAAGTTGAATGCTGCATGGGCACCAGCAGAGCAGGATGCAGACCAGGAAATGATGACAGAAGAAGAGAGACTGTGTTTCCAGAAGATAGGACTGAAGATGGATAGTTGTTTAGTTCTTG GTAGGCGTGGGGTCTTTGATGGTGTTATAGAAGGCCTGCATCAACACTGGAAATACAGAGAAGTAGTCAAGGTGATTACAATGCAGAGATTGTTTCATCAGGTCATTTACACTGCTAAACTGCTTGAAGCAGAAAGTGGTGGAATTCTTGTTTCAGTGGACAAGCGAAAAGAAGGTCATGCTATAATTATTTACCGTGGGAAAAACTACCGACGGCCTCTAAAACCAGAGCACAAGAATCTTCTGACTAAGAGAAAAGCATTACATAGATCCATTGAGATGCAGAGACTTGGA TCGCTGAAGTATTTTGCTTACGAGAGACAGCGGGCAATCACAGATTTGAAACTCAAA
- the LOC115971811 gene encoding chloroplastic group IIA intron splicing facilitator CRS1, chloroplastic-like isoform X4: MPTILFLSSTPHFPSQYSHLTVSSSLNPKPPKTHNPTHSSKSNTPTPTTTNPEFSVSSNPLSQSNATVKVPTPPWMKGPLLLQPHEVLDLSKLHTKKSSNNERVEKSDKALTEKVGVRGKRAVGKIVRQIEKLQKNDLSEETQMGSGEFGLEVCLEGLGEDGSSGERVIEKMPWEKDVEKLVFRRMKKEKVVTAAELRLDKALLERLRGEAAKMRKWVKVKKAGVTQGVVDEVRLLWRRNELVMLKFDVPLCRNMDRAQEIVETKTGGLVVWSKKDNLVVYRGCNYQLTPKKFLNTRAWLAGSQEMPLYKMGQPQLERNSDTFQVNSDESAVVEKICGKDSKRETLHSSIFLNEDLNCQAVCGSLYEREMDRLLDGLGPRFIDWWMRKPLPIDADLLPEVVPGFRPPFRLCPPHTRAKLTDEDLTSLRKLARALPTHFVLGRNRKLQGLAVAILKLWEKSLIVKIALKWGVPNTNNEEMAFELKILTGGVLLLRNKFLIILYRGKDFLPGRVANLVSERETKLKGFQLHEEGARLKAIETICLDNGPTENTSMSGTLSEFQDIQTEFRDLKNGNSDVEIKCEAEKQRLESELRKQEHKLFILNIKIDKSMKELSKLNAAWAPAEQDADQEMMTEEERLCFQKIGLKMDSCLVLGRRGVFDGVIEGLHQHWKYREVVKVITMQRLFHQVIYTAKLLEAESGGILVSVDKRKEGHAIIIYRGKNYRRPLKPEHKNLLTKRKALHRSIEMQRLGSLKYFAYERQRAITDLKLKLAELQDSRLVDQGEC, translated from the exons ATGCCTAcaattctcttcctctcttccacTCCCCATTTCCCCTCCCAATATTCTCACCTCACCGTCTCATCCTCCTTAAACCCAAAACCTCCCAAAACCCATAACCCCACTCACTCCTCCAAATCCAATACCCCAACCccaaccaccacaaacccagAATTCTCTGTTTCCTCAAACCCACTTTCACAATCCAATGCCACCGTTAAAGTTCCCACACCTCCATGGATGAAGGGTCCCCTTCTTCTTCAACCCCATGAAGTTCTCGACCTCTCCAAACTCCACACCAAGAAGAGCTCTAACAATGAAAGAGTGGAAAAGTCTGATAAGGCCCTGACTGAGAAAGTTGGTGTCAGAGGCAAGAGAGCGGTGGGAAAGATCGTAAGGCAAATTGAAAAGCTTCAAAAAAACGATCTTTCTGAAGAAACCCAGATGGGTTCTGGTGAGTTTGGGCTTGAAGTGTGTTTGGAAGGGCTTGGAGAAGATGGTAGTAGTGGTGAGAGAGTTATAGAGAAAATGCCATGGGAGAAGGATGTGGAAAAGTTAGTTTTTCGGAGGATGAAGAAGGAAAAGGTGGTAACTGCTGCGGAATTGAGGCTTGACAAGGCCTTGCTTGAGAGGTTGAGAGGTGAGGCCGCTAAGATGAGGAAATGGGTGAAGGTGAAGAAAGCTGGTGTCACTCAAGGTGTGGTTGATGAGGTTAGACTGCTTTGGAGGAGGAATGAGCTTGTTATGCTGAAGTTCGATGTCCCTTTGTGCAGGAATATGGATAGAGCTCAAGAAATCGTTGAG ACCAAGACTGGAGGTTTGGTTGTTTGGAGTAAGAAAGATAATCTTGTTGTATACCGAGGATGCAATTATCAGTTAACTCCGAAGAAATTTCTAAACACTCGTGCATGGCTTGCTGGCAGTCAAGAAATGCCTCTCTACAAAATGGGTCAGCCACAGTTGGAAAGAAACTCTGATACTTTTCAAGTTAACTCCGATGAAAGTGCTGTAGTTGAAAAGATTTGCGGAAAGGACAGTAAGAGAGAGACTTTGCATAGTAGCATCTTTTTAAATGAAGATTTGAATTGCCAAGCAGTATGCGGATCACTTTATGAGAGGGAAATGGACAGGTTGTTGGATGGCTTGGGACCTCGCTTCATTGACTGGTGGATGCGCAAACCTTTGCCAATAGATGCGGACTTACTTCCTGAAGTGGTTCCTGGATTTAGGCCACCATTTAGGCTTTGTCCACCACATACTAGAGCAAAGTTGACAGATGAGGATTTGACATCCTTGAGGAAGCTTGCTCGCGCTTTACCTACTCATTTTGTCCTTG GGAGAAATAGAAAACTTCAAGGCTTGGCTGTGGCTATCTTAAAACTTTGGGAAAAAAGTCTTATAGTGAAGATTGCTCTGAAGTGGGGAGTCCCAAATACAAACAATGAGGAAATGGCGTTTGAACTCAAG ATTCTTACAGGTGGGGTTCTTTTGTTGCGTAATAAGTTTCTGATAATACTTTATAGAGGAAAGGACTTCCTTCCTGGAAGAGTAGCAAATTTAGTATCGGAGAGAGAAACTAAGCTCAAAGGATTCCAACTTCATGAAGAAGGTGCACGTCTTAAAGCGATTGAAACTATTTGTTTAGATAATGGCCCAACAGAAAACACTAGTATGTCTGGAACTTTATCAGAATTCCAGGATATCCAAACAGAGTTCAGGGACCTGAAAAATGGAAATTCAGATGTTGAAATTAAATGTGAAGCTGAAAAACAAAGATTAGAGAGTGAGCTAAGAAAGCAAGAGCACAAGCTTTTTATT CTTAACATAAAGATTGATAAGTCAATGAAGGAGTTATCAAAGTTGAATGCTGCATGGGCACCAGCAGAGCAGGATGCAGACCAGGAAATGATGACAGAAGAAGAGAGACTGTGTTTCCAGAAGATAGGACTGAAGATGGATAGTTGTTTAGTTCTTG GTAGGCGTGGGGTCTTTGATGGTGTTATAGAAGGCCTGCATCAACACTGGAAATACAGAGAAGTAGTCAAGGTGATTACAATGCAGAGATTGTTTCATCAGGTCATTTACACTGCTAAACTGCTTGAAGCAGAAAGTGGTGGAATTCTTGTTTCAGTGGACAAGCGAAAAGAAGGTCATGCTATAATTATTTACCGTGGGAAAAACTACCGACGGCCTCTAAAACCAGAGCACAAGAATCTTCTGACTAAGAGAAAAGCATTACATAGATCCATTGAGATGCAGAGACTTGGA TCGCTGAAGTATTTTGCTTACGAGAGACAGCGGGCAATCACAGATTTGAAACTCAAA
- the LOC115971811 gene encoding chloroplastic group IIA intron splicing facilitator CRS1, chloroplastic-like isoform X1, whose product MPTILFLSSTPHFPSQYSHLTVSSSLNPKPPKTHNPTHSSKSNTPTPTTTNPEFSVSSNPLSQSNATVKVPTPPWMKGPLLLQPHEVLDLSKLHTKKSSNNERVEKSDKALTEKVGVRGKRAVGKIVRQIEKLQKNDLSEETQMGSGEFGLEVCLEGLGEDGSSGERVIEKMPWEKDVEKLVFRRMKKEKVVTAAELRLDKALLERLRGEAAKMRKWVKVKKAGVTQGVVDEVRLLWRRNELVMLKFDVPLCRNMDRAQEIVETKTGGLVVWSKKDNLVVYRGCNYQLTPKKFLNTRAWLAGSQEMPLYKMGQPQLERNSDTFQVNSDESAVVEKICGKDSKRETLHSSIFLNEDLNCQAVCGSLYEREMDRLLDGLGPRFIDWWMRKPLPIDADLLPEVVPGFRPPFRLCPPHTRAKLTDEDLTSLRKLARALPTHFVLGRNRKLQGLAVAILKLWEKSLIVKIALKWGVPNTNNEEMAFELKILTGGVLLLRNKFLIILYRGKDFLPGRVANLVSERETKLKGFQLHEEGARLKAIETICLDNGPTENTSMSGTLSEFQDIQTEFRDLKNGNSDVEIKCEAEKQRLESELRKQEHKLFILNIKIDKSMKELSKLNAAWAPAEQDADQEMMTEEERLCFQKIGLKMDSCLVLGRRGVFDGVIEGLHQHWKYREVVKVITMQRLFHQVIYTAKLLEAESGGILVSVDKRKEGHAIIIYRGKNYRRPLKPEHKNLLTKRKALHRSIEMQRLGSLKYFAYERQRAITDLKLKLVSFLEWLDPQYQSSCHFGSRGLSKTLNNLDSCGSYKELEEFEVSKSIDVMLKGK is encoded by the exons ATGCCTAcaattctcttcctctcttccacTCCCCATTTCCCCTCCCAATATTCTCACCTCACCGTCTCATCCTCCTTAAACCCAAAACCTCCCAAAACCCATAACCCCACTCACTCCTCCAAATCCAATACCCCAACCccaaccaccacaaacccagAATTCTCTGTTTCCTCAAACCCACTTTCACAATCCAATGCCACCGTTAAAGTTCCCACACCTCCATGGATGAAGGGTCCCCTTCTTCTTCAACCCCATGAAGTTCTCGACCTCTCCAAACTCCACACCAAGAAGAGCTCTAACAATGAAAGAGTGGAAAAGTCTGATAAGGCCCTGACTGAGAAAGTTGGTGTCAGAGGCAAGAGAGCGGTGGGAAAGATCGTAAGGCAAATTGAAAAGCTTCAAAAAAACGATCTTTCTGAAGAAACCCAGATGGGTTCTGGTGAGTTTGGGCTTGAAGTGTGTTTGGAAGGGCTTGGAGAAGATGGTAGTAGTGGTGAGAGAGTTATAGAGAAAATGCCATGGGAGAAGGATGTGGAAAAGTTAGTTTTTCGGAGGATGAAGAAGGAAAAGGTGGTAACTGCTGCGGAATTGAGGCTTGACAAGGCCTTGCTTGAGAGGTTGAGAGGTGAGGCCGCTAAGATGAGGAAATGGGTGAAGGTGAAGAAAGCTGGTGTCACTCAAGGTGTGGTTGATGAGGTTAGACTGCTTTGGAGGAGGAATGAGCTTGTTATGCTGAAGTTCGATGTCCCTTTGTGCAGGAATATGGATAGAGCTCAAGAAATCGTTGAG ACCAAGACTGGAGGTTTGGTTGTTTGGAGTAAGAAAGATAATCTTGTTGTATACCGAGGATGCAATTATCAGTTAACTCCGAAGAAATTTCTAAACACTCGTGCATGGCTTGCTGGCAGTCAAGAAATGCCTCTCTACAAAATGGGTCAGCCACAGTTGGAAAGAAACTCTGATACTTTTCAAGTTAACTCCGATGAAAGTGCTGTAGTTGAAAAGATTTGCGGAAAGGACAGTAAGAGAGAGACTTTGCATAGTAGCATCTTTTTAAATGAAGATTTGAATTGCCAAGCAGTATGCGGATCACTTTATGAGAGGGAAATGGACAGGTTGTTGGATGGCTTGGGACCTCGCTTCATTGACTGGTGGATGCGCAAACCTTTGCCAATAGATGCGGACTTACTTCCTGAAGTGGTTCCTGGATTTAGGCCACCATTTAGGCTTTGTCCACCACATACTAGAGCAAAGTTGACAGATGAGGATTTGACATCCTTGAGGAAGCTTGCTCGCGCTTTACCTACTCATTTTGTCCTTG GGAGAAATAGAAAACTTCAAGGCTTGGCTGTGGCTATCTTAAAACTTTGGGAAAAAAGTCTTATAGTGAAGATTGCTCTGAAGTGGGGAGTCCCAAATACAAACAATGAGGAAATGGCGTTTGAACTCAAG ATTCTTACAGGTGGGGTTCTTTTGTTGCGTAATAAGTTTCTGATAATACTTTATAGAGGAAAGGACTTCCTTCCTGGAAGAGTAGCAAATTTAGTATCGGAGAGAGAAACTAAGCTCAAAGGATTCCAACTTCATGAAGAAGGTGCACGTCTTAAAGCGATTGAAACTATTTGTTTAGATAATGGCCCAACAGAAAACACTAGTATGTCTGGAACTTTATCAGAATTCCAGGATATCCAAACAGAGTTCAGGGACCTGAAAAATGGAAATTCAGATGTTGAAATTAAATGTGAAGCTGAAAAACAAAGATTAGAGAGTGAGCTAAGAAAGCAAGAGCACAAGCTTTTTATT CTTAACATAAAGATTGATAAGTCAATGAAGGAGTTATCAAAGTTGAATGCTGCATGGGCACCAGCAGAGCAGGATGCAGACCAGGAAATGATGACAGAAGAAGAGAGACTGTGTTTCCAGAAGATAGGACTGAAGATGGATAGTTGTTTAGTTCTTG GTAGGCGTGGGGTCTTTGATGGTGTTATAGAAGGCCTGCATCAACACTGGAAATACAGAGAAGTAGTCAAGGTGATTACAATGCAGAGATTGTTTCATCAGGTCATTTACACTGCTAAACTGCTTGAAGCAGAAAGTGGTGGAATTCTTGTTTCAGTGGACAAGCGAAAAGAAGGTCATGCTATAATTATTTACCGTGGGAAAAACTACCGACGGCCTCTAAAACCAGAGCACAAGAATCTTCTGACTAAGAGAAAAGCATTACATAGATCCATTGAGATGCAGAGACTTGGA TCGCTGAAGTATTTTGCTTACGAGAGACAGCGGGCAATCACAGATTTGAAACTCAAA
- the LOC115971811 gene encoding chloroplastic group IIA intron splicing facilitator CRS1, chloroplastic-like isoform X3, translating into MPTILFLSSTPHFPSQYSHLTVSSSLNPKPPKTHNPTHSSKSNTPTPTTTNPEFSVSSNPLSQSNATVKVPTPPWMKGPLLLQPHEVLDLSKLHTKKSSNNERVEKSDKALTEKVGVRGKRAVGKIVRQIEKLQKNDLSEETQMGSGEFGLEVCLEGLGEDGSSGERVIEKMPWEKDVEKLVFRRMKKEKVVTAAELRLDKALLERLRGEAAKMRKWVKVKKAGVTQGVVDEVRLLWRRNELVMLKFDVPLCRNMDRAQEIVETKTGGLVVWSKKDNLVVYRGCNYQLTPKKFLNTRAWLAGSQEMPLYKMGQPQLERNSDTFQVNSDESAVVEKICGKDSKRETLHSSIFLNEDLNCQAVCGSLYEREMDRLLDGLGPRFIDWWMRKPLPIDADLLPEVVPGFRPPFRLCPPHTRAKLTDEDLTSLRKLARALPTHFVLGRNRKLQGLAVAILKLWEKSLIVKIALKWGVPNTNNEEMAFELKILTGGVLLLRNKFLIILYRGKDFLPGRVANLVSERETKLKGFQLHEEGARLKAIETICLDNGPTENTSMSGTLSEFQDIQTEFRDLKNGNSDVEIKCEAEKQRLESELRKQEHKLFILNIKIDKSMKELSKLNAAWAPAEQDADQEMMTEEERLCFQKIGLKMDSCLVLGRRGVFDGVIEGLHQHWKYREVVKVITMQRLFHQVIYTAKLLEAESGGILVSVDKRKEGHAIIIYRGKNYRRPLKPEHKNLLTKRKALHRSIEMQRLGSLKYFAYERQRAITDLKLKLVSFLEWLDPQYQSSCHFGSRGLSKTLNNLEKRKEQSSMYLLDI; encoded by the exons ATGCCTAcaattctcttcctctcttccacTCCCCATTTCCCCTCCCAATATTCTCACCTCACCGTCTCATCCTCCTTAAACCCAAAACCTCCCAAAACCCATAACCCCACTCACTCCTCCAAATCCAATACCCCAACCccaaccaccacaaacccagAATTCTCTGTTTCCTCAAACCCACTTTCACAATCCAATGCCACCGTTAAAGTTCCCACACCTCCATGGATGAAGGGTCCCCTTCTTCTTCAACCCCATGAAGTTCTCGACCTCTCCAAACTCCACACCAAGAAGAGCTCTAACAATGAAAGAGTGGAAAAGTCTGATAAGGCCCTGACTGAGAAAGTTGGTGTCAGAGGCAAGAGAGCGGTGGGAAAGATCGTAAGGCAAATTGAAAAGCTTCAAAAAAACGATCTTTCTGAAGAAACCCAGATGGGTTCTGGTGAGTTTGGGCTTGAAGTGTGTTTGGAAGGGCTTGGAGAAGATGGTAGTAGTGGTGAGAGAGTTATAGAGAAAATGCCATGGGAGAAGGATGTGGAAAAGTTAGTTTTTCGGAGGATGAAGAAGGAAAAGGTGGTAACTGCTGCGGAATTGAGGCTTGACAAGGCCTTGCTTGAGAGGTTGAGAGGTGAGGCCGCTAAGATGAGGAAATGGGTGAAGGTGAAGAAAGCTGGTGTCACTCAAGGTGTGGTTGATGAGGTTAGACTGCTTTGGAGGAGGAATGAGCTTGTTATGCTGAAGTTCGATGTCCCTTTGTGCAGGAATATGGATAGAGCTCAAGAAATCGTTGAG ACCAAGACTGGAGGTTTGGTTGTTTGGAGTAAGAAAGATAATCTTGTTGTATACCGAGGATGCAATTATCAGTTAACTCCGAAGAAATTTCTAAACACTCGTGCATGGCTTGCTGGCAGTCAAGAAATGCCTCTCTACAAAATGGGTCAGCCACAGTTGGAAAGAAACTCTGATACTTTTCAAGTTAACTCCGATGAAAGTGCTGTAGTTGAAAAGATTTGCGGAAAGGACAGTAAGAGAGAGACTTTGCATAGTAGCATCTTTTTAAATGAAGATTTGAATTGCCAAGCAGTATGCGGATCACTTTATGAGAGGGAAATGGACAGGTTGTTGGATGGCTTGGGACCTCGCTTCATTGACTGGTGGATGCGCAAACCTTTGCCAATAGATGCGGACTTACTTCCTGAAGTGGTTCCTGGATTTAGGCCACCATTTAGGCTTTGTCCACCACATACTAGAGCAAAGTTGACAGATGAGGATTTGACATCCTTGAGGAAGCTTGCTCGCGCTTTACCTACTCATTTTGTCCTTG GGAGAAATAGAAAACTTCAAGGCTTGGCTGTGGCTATCTTAAAACTTTGGGAAAAAAGTCTTATAGTGAAGATTGCTCTGAAGTGGGGAGTCCCAAATACAAACAATGAGGAAATGGCGTTTGAACTCAAG ATTCTTACAGGTGGGGTTCTTTTGTTGCGTAATAAGTTTCTGATAATACTTTATAGAGGAAAGGACTTCCTTCCTGGAAGAGTAGCAAATTTAGTATCGGAGAGAGAAACTAAGCTCAAAGGATTCCAACTTCATGAAGAAGGTGCACGTCTTAAAGCGATTGAAACTATTTGTTTAGATAATGGCCCAACAGAAAACACTAGTATGTCTGGAACTTTATCAGAATTCCAGGATATCCAAACAGAGTTCAGGGACCTGAAAAATGGAAATTCAGATGTTGAAATTAAATGTGAAGCTGAAAAACAAAGATTAGAGAGTGAGCTAAGAAAGCAAGAGCACAAGCTTTTTATT CTTAACATAAAGATTGATAAGTCAATGAAGGAGTTATCAAAGTTGAATGCTGCATGGGCACCAGCAGAGCAGGATGCAGACCAGGAAATGATGACAGAAGAAGAGAGACTGTGTTTCCAGAAGATAGGACTGAAGATGGATAGTTGTTTAGTTCTTG GTAGGCGTGGGGTCTTTGATGGTGTTATAGAAGGCCTGCATCAACACTGGAAATACAGAGAAGTAGTCAAGGTGATTACAATGCAGAGATTGTTTCATCAGGTCATTTACACTGCTAAACTGCTTGAAGCAGAAAGTGGTGGAATTCTTGTTTCAGTGGACAAGCGAAAAGAAGGTCATGCTATAATTATTTACCGTGGGAAAAACTACCGACGGCCTCTAAAACCAGAGCACAAGAATCTTCTGACTAAGAGAAAAGCATTACATAGATCCATTGAGATGCAGAGACTTGGA TCGCTGAAGTATTTTGCTTACGAGAGACAGCGGGCAATCACAGATTTGAAACTCAAA
- the LOC115972095 gene encoding delta(7)-sterol-C5(6)-desaturase-like isoform X2 → MDDHGDAYVQLFMDETTFYNRVVLGSFLPMKLWDPLPHFIQTWFRNYIGGTLVYLLSGFLWCFYIYYLKRNVFVPKDAIPSNKAMLLQMYVAMKAMPWYCALPTLSEYMVENGWTRCFSRIRDVGWPAYFVYLAIYLVIVEFGIYWMHRELHDIKPLYKYLHATHHIYNKQNTLSPFAGLAFHPLDGILQAVPHVIALFLVPTHFTSHIALLFLEAIWTANIHDCIHAKAWPVMGAGYHTIHHTTYRHNYGHYTIWMDWMFGTLRDPKDDESKVM, encoded by the exons ACAACCGCGTTGTGCTTGGGAGTTTCTTGCCAATGAAATTGTGGGACCCACTACCCCACTTCATCCAGACATGGTTCCGCAACTACATTGGTGGAACTTTAGTCTACCTGCTCTCTGGCTTCCTCTGGTGTTTCTACATTTATTATCTCAAGCGCAATGTTTTTGTTCCTAAAG ATGCCATTCCATCTAATAAGGCCATGCTCTTGCAAATGTATGTCGCTATGAAAGCCATGCCATGGTACTGTGCTCTTCCAACTCTTTCTGAGTACATGGTTGAAAATGGCTGGACAAGATGCTTTTCAAGAATTAGAGATGTAGGTTGGCCTGCCTACTTTGTTTATTTAGCAATTTATCTTGTAATTGTGGAATTTGGAATTTATTGGATGCATAGGGAGCTGCACGACATAAAGCCTCTGTATAAGTATCTTCATGCTACCCATCATATCTACAACAAACAGAATACTCTTTCTCCATTTGCTG GTTTGGCCTTTCACCCACTTGACGGAATATTGCAGGCTGTACCACATGTCATAGCACTATTTCTTGTACCAACCCATTTTACATCACACATAGCATTGCTATTCCTCGAGGCTATATGGACAGCAAACATTCATGATTGCATACATGCCAAAGCATGGCCTGTCATGGGTGCTGGCTACCACACCATTCATCATACTACATACCGTCATAACTACGGCCATTATACTATATGGATGGATTGGATGTTTGGCACTCTTCGTGATCCGAAGGATGATGAATCCAAGGTCATGTGA